In Phaeobacter inhibens DSM 16374, the following proteins share a genomic window:
- a CDS encoding TRAP transporter substrate-binding protein: MDRRSFLKTSALGGSAAAATTLAAPAYAQGKRTLTMVTTWGRGLAGVHDSAQYVADAITAMSGGDLTVDVKAAGELVGAFEVFDAVTAGQADMYHGADYYFTGQHPGYAYFTAVPFGMTPQELTNWYYHGDGHALHDELGQIFGLKSFIGGNTGPQAGGWYNKEIKGPEDFNGLKFRMPGLGGKALGKLGASVQNIPGSEVYQALSSGAIDGTEWIGPWADEKAGFQEITKTYYTAGFHEPGAALSVATNRDVFEGLSPAHQKVIEMASAAGHQWSLAQFMNNNGAALQRLQSGGVKTLEFPDSVWDAFGSATKETLDEFMGDELFAKIRGSVEESMKASSGWITKSEGAYRVQRDRVLG, translated from the coding sequence ATGGATCGTCGTTCCTTTTTGAAGACATCCGCGCTGGGGGGCAGCGCCGCTGCAGCAACCACTCTGGCCGCACCAGCCTATGCACAGGGTAAGCGCACCCTGACCATGGTCACCACCTGGGGTCGTGGCCTCGCAGGCGTGCATGACTCGGCGCAGTATGTTGCCGATGCGATCACTGCCATGTCCGGTGGCGACCTGACCGTTGATGTGAAAGCCGCAGGCGAGCTGGTCGGCGCGTTCGAAGTGTTCGACGCCGTGACCGCAGGCCAGGCCGACATGTACCATGGTGCCGACTATTATTTCACCGGCCAGCACCCGGGCTATGCCTATTTTACCGCCGTGCCCTTTGGCATGACCCCGCAGGAACTGACCAACTGGTACTACCATGGTGACGGCCATGCGCTGCATGACGAACTGGGCCAGATTTTCGGCCTTAAGTCCTTCATCGGCGGCAACACTGGCCCACAGGCCGGCGGCTGGTACAACAAGGAAATCAAGGGCCCCGAAGATTTCAACGGCCTGAAATTCCGGATGCCGGGTCTGGGCGGCAAGGCTCTGGGTAAACTGGGCGCCTCCGTGCAGAACATCCCTGGTTCTGAAGTGTATCAGGCGCTGTCCTCCGGCGCGATTGACGGCACCGAGTGGATTGGCCCCTGGGCGGACGAGAAAGCCGGCTTCCAGGAAATCACCAAGACCTACTACACCGCTGGCTTCCACGAGCCGGGCGCGGCACTGTCGGTTGCCACCAACCGCGATGTGTTCGAAGGCCTGTCGCCTGCGCACCAGAAGGTCATTGAAATGGCGTCCGCCGCTGGCCACCAGTGGAGCCTGGCTCAGTTCATGAACAACAACGGTGCAGCGCTGCAGCGCCTGCAGTCCGGTGGCGTGAAGACCTTGGAATTCCCTGACAGCGTCTGGGATGCCTTCGGTTCCGCGACCAAGGAAACCCTGGACGAGTTCATGGGCGATGAGCTGTTCGCGAAAATCCGCGGCAGCGTCGAAGAGTCCATGAAGGCCTCCTCCGGCTGGATTACCAAATCCGAAGGTGCCTATCGCGTTCAGCGCGACCGCGTTCTGGGCTAA
- a CDS encoding TRAP transporter small permease subunit — translation MQDESGVSFFGALLGGLIWLVQNIAGAFYNFGYAVANPQLWLDWSDKASVMRFVYYGGSVEFFFVVFTAFLVLTAVGIYRHSIMWGVVRGLEGFANTLGRLFAWAGLLMVLQQIVIVFMQRVFARPDMSFGLGIALEKDISWFAEELKLYNALVVCLCVTYTFVQGGHVRVDLIYSGISFRAKRVVDMLGSLIFMMPAAVLTWMYGWFFLWRHLIVPKPSASDTLDRLVMKSRALRWNVETIGFSPNGFNGYFLFKILLVIFAGIVFLHAIAFFYRSFLEFVEGPGSENKHLDKDSLGEGEEAYEGAH, via the coding sequence ATGCAGGACGAAAGTGGCGTTTCCTTTTTTGGAGCCTTACTGGGCGGCCTGATCTGGCTGGTCCAGAACATCGCGGGCGCCTTTTATAATTTCGGCTATGCCGTCGCCAACCCGCAGCTCTGGCTCGATTGGTCGGACAAGGCCTCCGTCATGCGGTTTGTCTACTATGGCGGGTCGGTTGAGTTCTTCTTTGTGGTGTTCACCGCGTTTCTGGTGCTGACGGCTGTCGGCATCTATCGCCATTCCATCATGTGGGGTGTCGTGCGCGGGCTGGAGGGCTTTGCCAACACGCTGGGTCGACTGTTTGCCTGGGCGGGCCTGCTGATGGTACTGCAGCAGATTGTGATCGTGTTCATGCAGCGGGTGTTTGCGCGCCCGGATATGAGCTTTGGTCTGGGGATCGCGTTGGAAAAAGACATCAGCTGGTTCGCCGAAGAACTGAAGCTTTACAATGCTTTGGTGGTCTGTCTTTGCGTGACCTACACGTTCGTACAGGGCGGTCATGTACGGGTGGATCTGATCTATTCCGGTATCAGCTTCCGCGCCAAACGCGTTGTGGACATGCTGGGATCGCTGATCTTCATGATGCCTGCCGCGGTGCTGACGTGGATGTATGGCTGGTTCTTCCTGTGGCGCCATCTGATCGTGCCAAAACCCTCTGCCTCTGACACTCTGGACCGGCTGGTGATGAAGTCACGTGCCCTGCGCTGGAACGTGGAAACCATCGGTTTCAGCCCCAACGGGTTCAACGGGTATTTCCTGTTCAAGATCCTGCTGGTGATCTTCGCCGGTATCGTCTTCCTGCATGCCATCGCGTTTTTCTACCGCTCGTTCCTTGAGTTCGTGGAAGGCCCCGGCAGTGAGAATAAACACCTCGACAAGGACAGCCTTGGTGAAGGTGAAGAAGCCTATGAAGGCGCGCATTAA
- a CDS encoding TRAP transporter large permease, which produces MLFGLDGVEIGLIIVFFCLFGGILSGFPVAFAIGGAGVISFGIIAALDSAGILVHQAIDTSSQVYRDLVNSGVKPDSVSVFRYPDLPRVAEAVFPQGWEVAMDRNISFIVNRMNERVLAGASIETLLAVLMFVLMGITLERSKIANDLLTTMARVFGPLPGGLAVSIVVVGAFLAASTGIVGATVVTMGLLALPTMLRNNYSPELATGVIAASGTLGQIIPPSIVIVLLGTLAGDLYSTAQEARAQEFGCSDALTYLGEPAVVSVGTLFQAALLPGIMLALLYALYAFGYALLNPEKAPAVVLEGGTGEPITRGEGLTWFLGVPVALIAGAMLLGQVNLIGSQNVNVSAFSDAGQTAALRTNVGDQCKAAMIDLHGQEAWDAAVTEQDAIDAAGGVTQATKLTEEELEAAKIAKIDAAAPIGTGLTVLMVLMGLVLAVGRGVSPSSDPKPLILGAIGVLLIALVDVVAIAPTTSPGITVLLIALPTLLALYGCRIAAGRSARNDLIRVVFPPLILIVAVLGSILGGITNPTPAAALGAGGAIMLAAYRKLQDQGKSGKIIIWATFAVAICILVGVNFDLRINGRSGVSAETVIAFGVAYGAYLFALFGLLYGCWVLFKGGVLTPVVRETAKVTSMVFTILIGSQLLNLVVISFGGEHYIQQFLKSFDSELKVFLIVMVVLFILGFVLDFLEIIYIVIPIVGPVIYGGSFDPKWVTIMVAVNLQTSFLTPPFGFALFYLRGVAPKEVTTAHIYRGVLPFVLIQVVGLGILWMFPSIVTIVPALMPN; this is translated from the coding sequence ATGCTATTCGGACTTGATGGCGTTGAAATCGGCCTGATCATTGTCTTCTTCTGCCTTTTTGGCGGTATTCTCTCCGGCTTTCCGGTGGCTTTTGCCATCGGCGGTGCCGGGGTCATCTCCTTTGGGATCATTGCGGCGCTGGACAGCGCCGGGATCCTTGTTCACCAGGCCATCGATACCTCGTCGCAGGTCTATCGGGATCTGGTGAATTCCGGCGTGAAGCCGGATTCTGTTTCGGTCTTCCGATACCCCGACCTGCCACGCGTCGCCGAGGCCGTCTTCCCACAAGGCTGGGAAGTTGCGATGGACCGCAACATCTCCTTCATTGTGAACCGGATGAACGAACGCGTTCTGGCGGGGGCGTCGATTGAGACCCTGCTGGCCGTGCTGATGTTTGTTCTGATGGGGATCACGCTGGAACGCTCCAAGATCGCCAATGATCTTCTGACCACCATGGCGCGCGTCTTTGGCCCGCTTCCCGGCGGTCTGGCGGTATCGATTGTGGTTGTAGGCGCGTTTTTGGCAGCCTCAACAGGGATCGTGGGTGCAACCGTTGTGACCATGGGCCTGCTGGCGCTGCCAACCATGTTGCGCAACAACTATTCGCCAGAGCTGGCGACAGGGGTGATTGCGGCCTCCGGGACACTCGGCCAGATTATTCCGCCGTCGATCGTGATCGTTCTGCTGGGCACACTGGCGGGGGATCTCTACTCCACCGCGCAGGAAGCCCGCGCGCAGGAGTTCGGTTGTTCTGACGCGCTGACCTATCTGGGGGAGCCTGCGGTTGTGTCGGTCGGCACCCTGTTTCAGGCGGCACTGTTGCCGGGCATCATGCTGGCATTGCTCTATGCCCTCTATGCCTTTGGCTATGCACTGCTGAATCCGGAAAAAGCCCCTGCGGTGGTTCTGGAAGGCGGCACCGGTGAGCCAATCACCCGTGGTGAAGGCCTGACCTGGTTCCTTGGTGTACCGGTCGCGCTGATTGCAGGTGCTATGTTGCTTGGCCAGGTGAACCTGATCGGCAGCCAGAACGTCAATGTTTCGGCCTTCTCCGATGCAGGTCAGACCGCAGCGCTGCGCACCAACGTTGGTGATCAGTGCAAGGCGGCGATGATTGACCTGCATGGTCAGGAGGCCTGGGACGCGGCGGTTACCGAACAGGACGCAATTGATGCGGCTGGCGGCGTGACCCAAGCAACCAAGCTGACAGAGGAAGAGCTGGAAGCTGCCAAGATCGCCAAGATTGACGCCGCAGCGCCAATCGGCACCGGTCTGACCGTGCTGATGGTTCTGATGGGGCTGGTTCTTGCTGTGGGGCGTGGCGTCTCGCCTTCGTCTGATCCCAAGCCGCTGATCCTTGGTGCGATTGGTGTTCTGCTGATCGCGTTGGTAGATGTTGTGGCAATTGCTCCGACCACCAGCCCGGGTATCACCGTTCTGCTGATCGCGCTGCCGACGCTTCTGGCCCTTTACGGGTGCAGGATCGCTGCGGGACGCAGTGCCAGAAACGATCTGATCCGGGTTGTATTCCCGCCGCTGATTCTGATCGTTGCGGTGCTGGGGTCCATTCTGGGCGGTATTACCAACCCGACGCCGGCTGCGGCGCTGGGGGCAGGTGGCGCCATTATGCTGGCGGCTTACCGCAAGCTTCAGGATCAGGGCAAATCCGGCAAGATCATCATCTGGGCAACCTTTGCGGTGGCCATCTGTATTCTGGTGGGCGTGAACTTTGACCTGCGTATCAACGGTCGGAGCGGCGTGTCGGCCGAAACGGTCATCGCCTTTGGCGTGGCCTACGGGGCCTATCTGTTTGCGCTGTTTGGTCTGCTTTATGGCTGCTGGGTGCTGTTCAAGGGCGGGGTTCTGACCCCGGTCGTGCGCGAGACGGCCAAGGTCACATCGATGGTGTTCACCATCCTGATCGGCTCGCAGCTGTTGAACCTTGTGGTGATCTCCTTTGGAGGGGAGCATTATATCCAACAGTTCCTGAAGAGCTTTGACAGCGAGTTGAAGGTCTTTTTGATCGTGATGGTGGTGCTGTTCATCCTAGGGTTCGTGTTGGACTTCCTTGAGATCATCTACATCGTGATCCCCATTGTGGGGCCGGTGATCTATGGCGGGTCTTTCGATCCGAAGTGGGTGACCATCATGGTGGCAGTGAACCTGCAGACGTCGTTCCTGACGCCTCCCTTCGGATTTGCGCTGTTCTATCTGCGTGGGGTGGCCCCAAAAGAGGTGACAACGGCGCATATCTACCGTGGGGTCCTGCCGTTTGTGCTGATCCAGGTGGTGGGTCTGGGAATCCTTTGGATGTTCCCGTCGATCGTGACCATCGTGCCGGCGCTGATGCCAAACTGA
- a CDS encoding VOC family protein yields MQTLHAVTLVIPDYDEAIAFYCGTLGWQLAEDIDQGRKRWVRILPPGASQGSLILARADSAAQQAIIGNQFGGRVGLFLCTDDFTRDHAAMLAAGVKFEEAPRHEPYGCVAVWRDPFGNRWDLLQLT; encoded by the coding sequence GTGCAGACCCTCCACGCCGTCACCCTTGTGATCCCCGACTACGACGAGGCGATTGCGTTCTATTGCGGGACGCTTGGCTGGCAACTTGCCGAGGACATTGACCAGGGGCGCAAACGTTGGGTGCGGATCCTGCCGCCCGGTGCCAGCCAAGGCAGCCTCATTCTGGCACGCGCAGACAGCGCTGCGCAGCAGGCAATTATTGGCAATCAATTTGGTGGGCGCGTCGGATTGTTCCTGTGCACCGACGATTTCACCCGCGATCACGCCGCGATGCTGGCCGCAGGTGTCAAGTTCGAGGAGGCGCCGCGCCACGAACCCTATGGCTGCGTCGCTGTTTGGCGCGACCCATTCGGCAATCGCTGGGATCTACTTCAGCTTACCTGA
- a CDS encoding arginyltransferase produces the protein MRHTLPIAPQFYVTAPQPCPYLADRMERKLFTALQGDGVEQLNNSLSQQGFRRSQNVLYRPSCSDCSACLSARINVADFKASRGQKRTLRRNSELERRATSPWATEDQYALFRTYLDSRHADGGMADMDVFEYAAMIEETPIRSRVVEYNHRETNALTAVSLTDVLEDGLSMVYSFYQPDLPQNSLGTFMILDHIEIAREAGLPYVYLGYWVPGSAKMGYKAKFTGLEVYHRGAWQPMTDPDAFDDTAHPLSTDPIAEQVANIHLPDSRNHSR, from the coding sequence ATGCGCCATACTCTGCCGATTGCCCCACAGTTCTACGTGACTGCGCCGCAGCCCTGCCCCTATCTGGCAGATCGGATGGAGCGTAAGCTGTTCACCGCACTTCAGGGCGACGGGGTTGAACAGCTTAACAACAGCCTATCACAACAGGGCTTTCGCCGTTCCCAGAATGTCCTCTATCGGCCGTCCTGCTCGGACTGCTCCGCCTGCCTGTCGGCCCGGATCAATGTTGCCGACTTCAAAGCGAGCCGTGGTCAGAAACGAACTCTGCGACGCAATTCCGAACTGGAGCGGCGCGCCACCTCTCCCTGGGCGACGGAAGATCAATACGCGCTGTTCCGCACCTATCTGGACAGCCGCCATGCCGATGGCGGGATGGCCGATATGGATGTCTTTGAATACGCTGCCATGATCGAAGAAACGCCGATCCGCAGTCGGGTGGTGGAATACAATCATCGCGAGACCAATGCGCTGACCGCCGTATCGCTCACCGATGTGCTCGAGGATGGGCTGAGCATGGTCTATTCCTTCTACCAGCCCGATCTGCCACAGAATTCACTTGGCACGTTCATGATCCTAGATCATATCGAAATCGCGCGTGAGGCCGGGTTGCCTTATGTTTACCTCGGCTATTGGGTCCCGGGCAGCGCCAAGATGGGCTACAAGGCGAAGTTCACCGGACTTGAGGTCTATCACCGCGGTGCCTGGCAGCCGATGACCGACCCCGACGCCTTCGACGACACGGCGCATCCCCTGTCGACCGATCCGATCGCAGAACAGGTCGCCAATATCCACCTGCCGGATTCGCGCAACCACAGCAGGTAA
- a CDS encoding RDD family protein has translation MTALPDPDYQADFYQFVASKRLFAWLMDSVLITLLASVAVVFTAFTGLFIWPLLYLVIGFIYRAVTIAAGSATWGMLIAGIELRDLSGRKLDGQGALLHTAGYSISMAFPVLQIISILMMLMSARGQGLTDAVLGTVMLNRRR, from the coding sequence ATGACCGCCCTGCCCGACCCGGACTATCAGGCCGATTTTTACCAGTTTGTTGCCTCAAAACGCCTGTTCGCCTGGCTGATGGACAGCGTATTGATCACGCTTCTGGCCAGTGTCGCGGTGGTTTTCACCGCCTTTACCGGGCTGTTCATCTGGCCTCTGCTCTATCTGGTCATCGGCTTCATCTACCGCGCGGTCACCATCGCAGCAGGCTCCGCCACCTGGGGGATGCTCATCGCAGGGATTGAGTTGCGGGACCTCTCAGGGCGCAAGCTTGATGGTCAGGGTGCGTTGCTGCATACCGCCGGATATTCGATCTCAATGGCCTTTCCGGTGCTGCAGATTATCTCGATCCTGATGATGCTGATGTCTGCGCGCGGTCAGGGGCTGACGGATGCGGTGCTTGGCACGGTGATGCTGAACCGGCGCAGATAA
- a CDS encoding DUF2852 domain-containing protein → MTSYTSTAPQPSEQGWFSRSESWLDSKGKGAWIAAMVLGFVFFWPVGLALLFYMIWSKRMFSKSCSTRRKSWARHGMSAMTPSGNSAFDAYKADTLQRLEQEQHDFEAFLQRLRAAKDKSEFDEFMHERALQNDDEAIEIDDENDDDSGSRRSKRH, encoded by the coding sequence ATGACGAGTTATACCTCAACCGCCCCGCAGCCGTCCGAACAGGGCTGGTTTTCCCGCAGCGAATCCTGGCTGGACAGCAAGGGCAAAGGCGCCTGGATCGCAGCGATGGTCCTTGGCTTCGTGTTTTTCTGGCCGGTTGGCCTGGCCCTCTTGTTTTACATGATCTGGAGCAAACGTATGTTCTCAAAATCCTGCAGCACGCGCCGTAAATCCTGGGCCCGCCATGGTATGTCGGCGATGACCCCGTCCGGCAATAGCGCCTTTGACGCCTACAAAGCCGACACATTGCAGCGCCTGGAACAGGAGCAGCATGATTTCGAAGCCTTCCTGCAGCGCCTGCGCGCCGCGAAGGACAAATCCGAATTCGATGAGTTCATGCATGAGCGCGCGCTGCAGAACGACGATGAGGCTATCGAAATCGACGACGAGAACGACGACGACAGCGGCTCCCGTCGCAGCAAGCGTCACTGA
- a CDS encoding three-Cys-motif partner protein TcmP: MSKENNFKWKVGEPLPGIEAHTERKLEVIEQYLDVYFDTVTANRRMETLRITIVDGFCGGGLYQRGHETRYGSPFALLNAVERAKTRINAERHKPLEIVAHFYFSDANALHMAALRHELSKSEFSEQVGDTIVLQTGEFEVLLPRIIADIKKRQRQGRSFFVLDQWGYVDVPVTCLQQIFSNLDKPEAILTFSIDALLNYLRTDGSGLEGLRQFGISEEFVSTWQTLKDDEKFGRATAQRTVMENLRKNSGAHFFTPFMMYSKTDKRWMLLAHLSKHQAARDKMLSVHWDKQNHFRHIGRGSLFELGFDHRLIESKESLFSFRDEDEVTLLGELENELPKRVMDNMTDDILTVEQLLSQIGNLTAAQNDMIFKVLQKLSSDGEIEVGKKDGGKKKASTRVEVSDILIRPSQRTLFTKF, from the coding sequence GTGTCTAAAGAAAATAATTTCAAATGGAAAGTTGGCGAACCGCTACCTGGCATCGAAGCTCATACAGAGAGAAAACTTGAAGTTATTGAGCAGTATTTGGATGTCTATTTTGATACGGTGACTGCCAATCGCCGCATGGAAACACTCAGAATAACTATTGTTGATGGCTTCTGTGGCGGAGGGCTTTATCAAAGGGGTCATGAAACAAGGTATGGCAGCCCCTTTGCGCTATTGAACGCGGTAGAAAGAGCAAAAACTCGAATCAATGCCGAGCGGCACAAGCCGCTGGAAATTGTAGCGCACTTCTATTTTAGTGATGCAAATGCTTTGCACATGGCGGCTCTACGCCATGAACTGTCCAAGAGTGAATTTTCGGAGCAGGTTGGTGACACCATTGTGTTGCAAACGGGAGAGTTTGAAGTGTTACTCCCACGAATAATTGCGGACATAAAAAAACGTCAAAGACAAGGGCGAAGCTTCTTTGTCCTGGATCAATGGGGATACGTTGACGTCCCAGTAACTTGCCTTCAACAGATTTTTTCCAACTTGGATAAACCAGAGGCCATTCTCACCTTTTCGATCGATGCGTTGTTAAACTATTTGCGGACGGATGGAAGCGGCCTGGAGGGGCTGAGACAGTTTGGCATTTCGGAGGAGTTCGTCTCTACCTGGCAAACGCTTAAGGACGATGAGAAATTCGGTCGAGCAACGGCTCAGAGAACGGTAATGGAAAACCTTCGCAAAAATAGCGGAGCACATTTTTTCACTCCCTTTATGATGTACTCAAAAACTGACAAGCGCTGGATGTTGTTGGCGCACCTTTCAAAACACCAAGCCGCTCGGGATAAAATGCTTTCCGTGCATTGGGATAAGCAAAACCATTTCCGTCATATTGGCAGAGGGAGTCTGTTCGAACTTGGTTTCGACCATCGACTTATAGAAAGCAAAGAATCTCTATTTTCCTTCCGCGATGAGGACGAGGTTACGCTGCTGGGCGAACTTGAAAATGAGCTTCCAAAGCGAGTCATGGACAACATGACCGATGACATCCTCACTGTGGAGCAGTTGCTATCGCAGATCGGAAATCTTACTGCTGCCCAAAACGATATGATTTTCAAAGTGCTTCAAAAACTTTCTTCGGACGGTGAGATTGAAGTCGGAAAGAAAGATGGAGGCAAAAAGAAAGCAAGCACGAGGGTTGAAGTATCTGACATTTTGATCCGACCCAGCCAGAGAACGCTTTTCACCAAGTTCTAA
- a CDS encoding DUF5131 family protein, with protein MADTQIEWTDATWNPVAGCSIMSAGCTNCYAMSMAKRLEAMGVDKYKGLTRKSGKRTIWNGVVHEDHKSLDIPKKWRKPRKIFVNSMSDLFHPNVSEAFVAKVWEVMHSTPHHHYQILTKRPDRMADILSRICPMPLENVWLGTSVEGQAVVHRIDELRAVPASIRFISFEPLIACVGDIDLTGIDWAIVGGESGKDARPIKEVWIDDIHHACRLYETAFFFKQWGTWGKDNKKRSKKLNGRDYRGRTWDEMPPQVQP; from the coding sequence ATGGCCGACACTCAAATTGAATGGACCGATGCGACATGGAACCCGGTTGCGGGCTGCTCGATCATGTCTGCTGGATGTACGAACTGTTACGCCATGAGTATGGCAAAGCGGCTCGAGGCAATGGGAGTGGACAAATACAAAGGCCTTACGAGGAAGTCTGGCAAGCGGACCATTTGGAACGGCGTCGTCCACGAAGACCATAAATCTCTCGACATCCCCAAGAAGTGGCGCAAGCCGCGGAAGATATTTGTAAACTCCATGAGTGATCTCTTCCACCCAAATGTGTCGGAAGCATTTGTGGCCAAGGTGTGGGAAGTGATGCACTCCACACCGCATCACCACTATCAAATTCTCACCAAACGCCCTGATAGAATGGCCGACATATTGTCACGGATTTGTCCGATGCCGTTAGAAAATGTTTGGCTCGGAACAAGCGTCGAAGGACAAGCTGTTGTTCATAGAATTGATGAGCTCAGAGCGGTTCCAGCATCAATCCGCTTCATTTCGTTTGAACCGCTGATTGCCTGTGTCGGGGATATTGATCTGACTGGGATTGATTGGGCAATCGTAGGTGGGGAGAGTGGCAAAGACGCGCGACCCATTAAAGAAGTTTGGATCGATGATATCCATCATGCTTGCCGACTGTATGAAACGGCCTTTTTCTTCAAACAGTGGGGCACTTGGGGTAAAGACAACAAAAAGCGATCAAAAAAACTGAATGGCCGCGACTATCGAGGGCGAACTTGGGATGAAATGCCACCTCAAGTTCAACCTTAA
- a CDS encoding thermonuclease family protein, protein MRPAIAVALALVVSIPASAAGLRVRDADTIVVDGTPVRLQGVDAPELKTRAGKDARRWMVNFLAGKSIECSLNGERSYDRYIGVCYAEGQDIGAAVIAAGHALDCRRYSGGRYRHLETPAAKSRIRRASYCR, encoded by the coding sequence ATGAGACCAGCAATTGCTGTGGCGCTCGCTCTTGTGGTTTCAATTCCCGCTTCGGCTGCTGGGCTACGGGTGCGCGATGCTGACACAATCGTGGTTGACGGAACACCAGTTCGACTACAGGGCGTAGATGCGCCAGAGTTGAAAACGAGAGCCGGGAAGGACGCCAGGCGTTGGATGGTCAACTTCCTTGCCGGTAAGAGTATTGAATGCAGCCTGAATGGCGAACGTTCCTATGACCGCTACATTGGTGTCTGCTATGCTGAAGGCCAAGATATAGGGGCGGCGGTTATCGCTGCGGGCCACGCGCTAGATTGTCGCCGCTATTCTGGTGGGCGATATCGTCATTTGGAGACCCCGGCGGCGAAGTCCCGAATACGCCGTGCTTCTTACTGCCGTTGA
- a CDS encoding phage late control D family protein has product MKVAYQIIADGEDVTGNFADRLIGLTVIDEAGSKSDRAEITVDDRDYAIALPETGAALQISLGFTGDLVEIGRFVVDELSGSIAPDIMTIGAKAADMLSGIRARKSRSWRNVSLADIITKIAGEHGLKPVISDSLKSHRYAYLAQTTESDLNFLTRLAKDLDAVAKPAGGALVVAKRGENKAADGSALPVFEVNRAQMSSCDWQLKGRGKYGCVIVEWTDLGSAEIRTCKAGDKEPKLKLRHRYPNEAEAQRAADAALSRAARASGSVNVQLGGFWGDLMAEAKVNLTGIKPELEGEWLITSVTHRLDTTLTTSFKAERDNEKAKK; this is encoded by the coding sequence ATGAAAGTTGCTTATCAGATCATCGCCGATGGTGAGGATGTCACCGGCAATTTTGCCGACCGCCTGATCGGTCTGACCGTCATTGATGAGGCGGGCAGCAAATCAGACCGGGCCGAGATCACGGTGGACGACCGCGACTATGCCATCGCCCTGCCTGAAACCGGCGCCGCGTTGCAAATCTCGCTTGGCTTCACCGGTGATCTGGTGGAAATCGGGCGCTTTGTGGTGGATGAGCTGAGCGGCAGCATTGCGCCGGATATCATGACCATTGGTGCCAAGGCCGCAGATATGCTGAGCGGTATCCGGGCGCGCAAATCCCGGTCCTGGCGCAACGTCTCCCTTGCCGACATCATCACCAAGATTGCGGGCGAACACGGGCTGAAACCGGTGATCAGCGACAGCCTGAAATCCCACCGCTATGCCTATCTGGCGCAGACCACCGAAAGCGACCTCAACTTCCTGACCCGCCTGGCCAAGGATCTGGACGCCGTCGCCAAGCCAGCGGGCGGTGCTCTGGTTGTGGCCAAGCGCGGAGAAAACAAGGCCGCTGATGGCTCTGCCCTGCCGGTGTTTGAGGTGAACCGCGCACAGATGTCGTCTTGCGATTGGCAACTGAAAGGACGCGGTAAATATGGCTGCGTCATCGTGGAATGGACCGACCTTGGCAGCGCTGAGATCCGCACCTGCAAGGCCGGAGACAAAGAACCCAAGCTGAAGCTGCGCCACCGTTACCCGAACGAGGCAGAGGCACAGCGCGCCGCCGACGCCGCCCTATCCCGCGCCGCCCGCGCCAGCGGCTCTGTTAATGTTCAGCTCGGCGGCTTCTGGGGTGATCTGATGGCCGAGGCCAAGGTCAACCTGACCGGCATCAAACCCGAACTGGAGGGCGAATGGTTGATCACCAGCGTCACCCACCGCCTCGACACCACACTCACAACCAGTTTCAAAGCAGAACGCGACAACGAGAAGGCCAAGAAATAG
- a CDS encoding tail protein X produces the protein MQTYRTSEGDMIDEICKDHYGREDMTVAVYEANPGLARLGPILPKGVLIALPDPAPAPVRKPLRLWGTS, from the coding sequence ATGCAGACCTACCGCACCAGCGAGGGCGATATGATCGACGAAATCTGCAAGGATCACTATGGCCGCGAGGACATGACCGTTGCCGTTTATGAGGCCAATCCGGGGCTGGCGCGGCTTGGCCCTATCCTCCCCAAGGGGGTGCTGATCGCCCTGCCCGATCCGGCCCCGGCCCCCGTCCGCAAGCCGCTGCGCCTCTGGGGCACGTCATGA
- a CDS encoding phage tail protein has translation MLSMVMMALGGFRFGMGGDSYQQFARTAAYRWEKVNRIGRAPALQFTGPDAEELRLEGVIYPHFKGGLRQVEMMRLQAKVAKPMMMVDGLGWVWDRWVITHVEERKSVFLADGAPRKIEFSLTLQAYGQDNGVLSSFLGGL, from the coding sequence ATGTTGAGCATGGTCATGATGGCCCTTGGTGGCTTTCGCTTTGGTATGGGCGGGGATTCCTACCAGCAGTTTGCCCGCACCGCCGCTTACCGCTGGGAAAAGGTGAATCGGATCGGACGTGCCCCGGCCCTTCAGTTTACCGGACCAGACGCCGAGGAACTGCGGCTTGAAGGGGTGATTTATCCCCATTTCAAAGGCGGTTTACGACAGGTTGAAATGATGCGCCTACAAGCCAAAGTGGCCAAGCCCATGATGATGGTCGATGGCCTCGGCTGGGTCTGGGACCGCTGGGTGATCACCCATGTTGAGGAACGCAAAAGCGTCTTTCTGGCCGATGGTGCCCCGCGCAAAATTGAGTTCTCGCTAACCCTGCAAGCCTATGGCCAGGACAATGGCGTCCTGTCCTCATTCCTCGGGGGGCTGTGA